One genomic window of Rhizomicrobium sp. includes the following:
- a CDS encoding LysR family transcriptional regulator has protein sequence MLALTLPSDYSGSEAGNREMAYSKSDDPPGERWGDLPYFIAVAREGSIKRAAAALGVTQSAVSKRIDSLEKWLGGRAFDRSARGTAITYQGERMLHHVLAAQKSIGLARQDAREAETRVEGDCRILASDGIANFWMAQFLPRFFDRYPHIELKIILDHDLAASRQDVFDLRVHYYDPQSAGHITRTLASVHFMLFASRGYLKAYGTPQTRDELASHRALDLSIYLTRAATWASWFGEDIVKRVSLFTNQSAFLSSCVREGAGIGLMPTYMVLRDPEFVALPLDMNLPSKLYISYSREDLLKPAVKSTLQFIRESMFNVQKMPWFGEEFTAPNPHWAVIHQSWMEQL, from the coding sequence TTGCTGGCCCTCACGTTGCCATCGGATTACAGCGGTTCGGAAGCCGGGAACCGGGAAATGGCCTATTCCAAAAGTGATGATCCTCCGGGAGAGCGTTGGGGCGATCTGCCGTACTTCATCGCGGTCGCCCGCGAGGGCTCGATCAAGCGAGCGGCGGCCGCGCTCGGCGTCACCCAGTCGGCGGTCAGCAAGCGGATCGACAGCTTGGAGAAATGGCTCGGCGGGCGCGCCTTTGATCGGTCCGCACGGGGAACCGCCATCACCTACCAGGGCGAGCGCATGCTGCATCATGTGCTCGCCGCGCAAAAATCCATCGGCCTCGCGCGACAGGATGCCAGGGAAGCGGAAACGCGGGTCGAGGGCGATTGCCGGATTCTCGCGTCGGACGGAATTGCCAATTTCTGGATGGCGCAGTTCCTACCGCGCTTCTTCGACCGCTATCCCCACATCGAACTGAAGATCATCCTCGACCATGACCTGGCCGCGTCGCGCCAGGACGTGTTCGATCTGCGCGTGCACTACTATGACCCACAGAGCGCCGGCCACATCACGCGGACGCTCGCATCCGTCCATTTCATGCTGTTCGCGTCACGTGGCTATCTGAAGGCGTACGGAACGCCGCAGACGCGGGACGAACTCGCATCTCATCGCGCGCTTGATCTTTCGATCTACCTGACGCGGGCCGCGACCTGGGCATCCTGGTTCGGCGAGGACATTGTCAAGCGCGTCTCGCTGTTCACGAACCAGAGCGCTTTTCTTTCAAGCTGCGTTCGAGAAGGCGCAGGGATCGGCCTCATGCCGACCTATATGGTCCTGCGGGACCCGGAATTCGTCGCCTTGCCGCTCGACATGAACCTGCCAAGCAAGCTCTACATCTCCTACAGCCGAGAGGACCTCCTCAAGCCAGCGGTGAAGTCCACGCTCCAATTCATCCGCGAATCGATGTTCAACGTGCAGAAGATGCCCTGGTTTGGCGAAGAGTTTACGGCGCCGAACCCGCATTGGGCGGTCATTCATCAATCATGGATGGAACAGCTCTAG
- a CDS encoding GNAT family N-acetyltransferase — translation MKNNAFPAATHGRHGEAFAVDHPKGGKAWLRPALPADMPLLHQLNVSEISPLVGPERAMRDVQARNPDALWVIERRSEPAAPVEIVGCYGFLPLTDAGLDALHADTLVRRDPPLELIAEAGTRPAAMYVWTAIAHGLARVTQPLVTLALASYADVPFFTVSMTEKGIQAARRRGFVPVDARAGDRNALVMLPARRANDGEAQAGGPEPRHDVIVASNTEHLHMEAYVRGAVFGAEQFSPYREEFDGNDFSASHLLGFVDNEPVAVLRIRYFSSFAKLERLAVLARFRRTKIKYEIVNRAIDICRRKGYTKLYGHAQTRLVPFYAKFGFRPRERETRLVFADHAYVEIEADFDAHENPISLQTDPYVIIRPEGAWDRPGILDLSAARPATNPA, via the coding sequence ATGAAAAACAACGCGTTCCCTGCGGCCACGCATGGGCGCCACGGCGAAGCTTTTGCCGTGGACCATCCCAAGGGCGGGAAGGCCTGGCTCCGGCCGGCGCTTCCGGCGGATATGCCGCTCTTGCACCAGCTCAATGTTTCGGAGATATCCCCCCTCGTGGGACCGGAGCGCGCGATGCGCGATGTCCAAGCCCGCAATCCCGACGCGCTGTGGGTAATCGAACGCCGCAGCGAGCCCGCCGCGCCGGTGGAGATTGTCGGCTGCTACGGCTTCCTGCCGCTCACGGACGCGGGACTGGACGCCTTGCACGCCGACACGCTGGTGCGCCGCGATCCGCCGCTCGAACTCATCGCCGAGGCAGGCACGCGGCCGGCCGCGATGTACGTGTGGACGGCAATCGCGCATGGGCTCGCGCGCGTTACACAGCCGCTTGTCACGCTGGCGCTCGCATCTTATGCCGACGTGCCGTTCTTCACCGTCAGCATGACCGAGAAAGGGATTCAGGCGGCGCGGCGGCGCGGGTTCGTGCCCGTCGACGCGCGGGCGGGCGACCGCAACGCGCTCGTCATGCTGCCGGCGCGACGCGCGAACGACGGCGAGGCGCAGGCCGGCGGGCCGGAGCCCCGGCACGACGTGATCGTCGCCTCGAACACCGAGCATCTGCACATGGAAGCCTACGTGCGGGGCGCGGTGTTCGGCGCGGAGCAGTTCAGCCCGTATCGCGAGGAATTCGACGGCAACGACTTCTCTGCGTCGCACCTTCTGGGGTTCGTCGACAACGAGCCGGTCGCCGTGCTTCGCATCCGCTATTTCTCGTCCTTTGCGAAGCTCGAACGCCTCGCCGTGCTCGCGCGCTTCCGGCGCACGAAGATCAAATACGAGATCGTGAACCGGGCCATCGATATCTGTCGCCGCAAGGGGTACACCAAGCTCTACGGGCACGCTCAGACCCGGCTCGTCCCGTTCTACGCGAAGTTCGGCTTCCGGCCCCGCGAGCGCGAGACGCGCCTCGTGTTCGCCGATCATGCCTATGTCGAGATCGAGGCGGATTTCGACGCCCACGAGAACCCGATTTCGTTGCAGACGGACCCCTACGTCATCATCCGCCCAGAAGGGGCGTGGGACCGCCCCGGCATCCTCGATCTGTCGGCCGCCCGGCCGGCGACCAACCCCGCGTAG
- a CDS encoding deoxyribonuclease II family protein: protein MAADTAPSPLLKAGEPVDWLFMFKLNSAAFPGCGGDAERVCLFGGTVQDYAHFGQQFVYASSADHTLQKGTGCAGDSVNDPLGATFDEIYNGSYHYVVWNDQFYDDPEIPGCTKSCGSPWGHSKGMLAWNDDGDGLVLQVTTPSWPAAGSAAHPRRNDGNTLGCVTDDNVLVSQHFFALKLTHDDVVKVLQALANASVVTHVSEAQIVNSGGPSDITALVATLGKKSKATTVIKATLSSGVVLISKPSNMNVPPWQLVSAELGSVALRTATWWANPQIYSTTASTRIVCWSSTLPKPGAVAIATSGSWDGTKFILTGGASGDHNHAKIGVSTSGDAHYAIFGDMNQQGTVSDPAKCKSSQNGRGGLFYVIDDETLSASVASLIAGSTAPTHPPKPKN, encoded by the coding sequence ATGGCGGCCGATACGGCGCCGAGCCCGCTGCTCAAGGCCGGCGAGCCTGTCGATTGGCTGTTCATGTTCAAGCTGAACTCGGCCGCTTTCCCCGGATGCGGCGGCGATGCGGAGCGCGTCTGCCTCTTCGGCGGGACGGTGCAGGACTACGCCCATTTCGGGCAGCAATTCGTCTACGCGAGCAGTGCCGACCACACGCTTCAGAAAGGTACAGGCTGCGCCGGCGACAGCGTGAACGACCCGCTCGGCGCGACCTTCGACGAGATCTACAACGGCAGCTACCACTATGTCGTCTGGAACGACCAGTTCTACGACGATCCAGAGATCCCCGGATGCACCAAGTCCTGCGGCTCGCCCTGGGGCCATTCCAAGGGCATGCTTGCCTGGAACGACGACGGCGACGGCCTCGTCCTACAGGTGACGACGCCATCCTGGCCGGCGGCCGGCAGCGCCGCGCATCCGCGTCGGAATGACGGCAATACGCTCGGCTGCGTGACCGACGACAACGTGCTGGTGAGCCAGCATTTCTTCGCCCTCAAGCTCACGCATGACGACGTGGTCAAGGTGCTCCAGGCGCTCGCCAACGCGAGCGTCGTGACCCACGTGAGCGAGGCGCAGATCGTCAACAGCGGCGGGCCGTCGGACATCACGGCGCTCGTCGCGACGCTCGGCAAGAAATCGAAGGCCACGACGGTCATCAAAGCGACGCTGTCCTCCGGCGTCGTGCTGATCTCCAAGCCGTCGAACATGAACGTCCCGCCCTGGCAGCTCGTATCGGCGGAGCTCGGCAGCGTGGCCCTGCGCACGGCGACCTGGTGGGCCAATCCGCAAATCTATTCGACGACGGCATCCACGCGCATCGTCTGCTGGAGCAGCACGCTTCCGAAGCCCGGCGCGGTGGCAATTGCCACCAGCGGCTCCTGGGACGGCACGAAATTCATCCTCACGGGCGGCGCGAGCGGCGACCACAATCACGCCAAGATCGGCGTATCGACCTCTGGCGACGCGCACTATGCGATCTTCGGCGACATGAACCAGCAGGGCACGGTCAGCGACCCGGCAAAGTGCAAGAGCAGCCAGAACGGGCGCGGCGGGCTCTTCTACGTCATTGACGACGAGACGCTGTCTGCCAGCGTCGCGAGCCTGATCGCCGGCAGTACCGCGCCGACCCATCCGCCGAAGCCGAAGAACTGA